The following coding sequences are from one Deltaproteobacteria bacterium window:
- a CDS encoding cation transporter, with product MPVTRQVTLSVRSMTCETCTVTVGMSLARVDGVRDAKVTLDPPWAVITYDPAKVGPERLIEATTRAGFPSTIF from the coding sequence GTGCCCGTCACCCGGCAGGTCACCCTCTCCGTCCGGAGCATGACGTGCGAGACGTGTACGGTGACGGTAGGGATGAGCCTGGCGCGGGTGGATGGAGTCAGGGACGCGAAGGTGACGCTCGATCCTCCATGGGCAGTGATTACCTACGACCCGGCGAAGGTCGGCCCGGAACGGCTGATCGAGGCTACGACCCGGGCGGGCTTCCCGTCCACGATCTTTTAA
- a CDS encoding (2Fe-2S)-binding protein: protein MNEAKCPSCGIKGKRVGTITLRSLLKPDKQVSIGDNTYLFCSSAGCETVYFADGGAEAFSTADLTVRVGIKESSPLRPVCYCFGHDIEEIFGEVERTGKSTVVADIRKRIREEGCSCETKNPQGACCLGTVQSVVQAALARFGAKEGGPRTEGKGKGCCESGGCCT from the coding sequence ATGAATGAAGCGAAATGCCCGTCATGCGGAATCAAGGGGAAGAGAGTAGGAACGATCACCCTCCGATCGCTCCTTAAGCCGGACAAGCAGGTGTCGATCGGGGACAACACGTATCTCTTCTGCAGCTCGGCAGGGTGCGAAACGGTTTACTTTGCCGACGGGGGTGCAGAGGCATTCTCCACGGCAGACCTGACGGTGCGGGTCGGAATCAAGGAATCCTCTCCGCTGCGGCCGGTCTGTTATTGCTTCGGCCACGACATCGAGGAAATCTTCGGGGAGGTGGAGCGGACCGGCAAAAGCACGGTCGTTGCCGACATCAGGAAGCGGATACGAGAGGAAGGGTGTTCCTGCGAAACCAAGAACCCCCAGGGCGCATGTTGCCTTGGAACGGTCCAGAGTGTTGTTCAGGCAGCCCTTGCCCGCTTCGGCGCCAAAGAGGGCGGCCCGAGAACGGAGGGCAAAGGGAAGGGGTGTTGCGAGTCGGGTGGCTGCTGCACATGA
- a CDS encoding methyltransferase domain-containing protein, translating to MKISRWLSLPNDQDIQRGVFRKFRGVARKGPEGYFHFPIGEDGLKALSYPADVLSLIPDDVKQYFCGVGNPINDAGFSPGKRVLDVGCGAGVDAIIAATVAGPESEVTGVDMVQEMVDLAMKNAEKAGIKNVSFVKSSGDDLPFPDGHFDILLSNGVFNLMMNKEKAISEWFRVLAGGGEAVIADMSLEDGVTEREVTGKGAWSD from the coding sequence GTGAAAATATCGAGATGGCTTTCCCTCCCGAATGATCAAGATATTCAAAGAGGAGTTTTCCGGAAGTTCAGGGGAGTCGCAAGAAAAGGGCCGGAGGGTTATTTCCATTTCCCCATAGGGGAGGACGGGCTTAAGGCCCTTTCATACCCTGCCGATGTCCTCTCTCTTATCCCCGACGATGTGAAGCAATATTTCTGCGGCGTGGGGAATCCAATAAACGATGCGGGGTTTTCTCCCGGGAAACGTGTTCTGGATGTAGGCTGCGGCGCGGGAGTGGATGCGATCATCGCCGCCACGGTGGCTGGCCCTGAAAGTGAGGTAACAGGTGTAGATATGGTTCAGGAAATGGTGGACCTGGCGATGAAAAACGCGGAAAAAGCGGGGATCAAGAATGTATCTTTCGTAAAATCTTCAGGGGATGACCTCCCCTTCCCGGACGGTCATTTCGATATCCTTTTGTCCAACGGCGTATTCAACCTGATGATGAACAAGGAAAAGGCGATCTCGGAGTGGTTCAGGGTCCTTGCAGGGGGCGGAGAAGCCGTAATCGCCGATATGAGCCTTGAGGATGGGGTGACCGAACGGGAGGTGACGGGTAAGGGCGCCTGGAGCGACTGA
- a CDS encoding heavy-metal-associated domain-containing protein, translated as MAVNGMSCPFCAYGVKKYLSALPGVKSVQVELAKGKAIVEFSPEAKVTDEQIQKAVRAAGFTPGKIEWK; from the coding sequence GTGGCCGTGAACGGGATGTCCTGTCCCTTCTGCGCCTACGGGGTGAAGAAATACCTGTCGGCCCTGCCGGGGGTGAAAAGCGTACAGGTCGAGCTGGCCAAGGGGAAAGCGATCGTCGAGTTTTCCCCGGAGGCCAAAGTAACCGATGAGCAGATCCAAAAGGCGGTGCGCGCGGCAGGCTTTACCCCCGGGAAGATCGAATGGAAATGA
- a CDS encoding OsmC family protein produces the protein MLHGINVDQLVGTVKAIKENPDLARFRFRASTEWVDGGHSRTKIQGFYGAGAEDASRNSPFVLEGDEPPVLLGSNVGPNAVETVLSALASCLTVGIVYNAAARNINVESLSFTLEGDIDLHAFLGLSDRVRPGYQNIRLDCRIKSDAPREKLEELWAYVQRTSPVLDIVRNPVPVSLTMENA, from the coding sequence ATGCTGCACGGCATTAATGTCGATCAACTGGTTGGCACGGTAAAGGCAATCAAGGAGAACCCGGACCTGGCCCGCTTTCGGTTCCGTGCTTCCACGGAATGGGTTGATGGCGGTCACTCGCGAACGAAGATCCAGGGCTTCTATGGGGCCGGAGCAGAGGATGCGTCGCGGAACTCTCCGTTCGTCCTTGAAGGTGATGAGCCGCCTGTATTGCTTGGCTCAAACGTGGGGCCGAATGCCGTTGAGACCGTTCTTTCCGCGCTGGCCTCGTGCCTTACGGTGGGAATCGTATACAACGCGGCCGCCCGGAACATCAATGTCGAGTCGCTCAGCTTCACACTGGAAGGCGATATCGATTTGCATGCATTCCTCGGGTTATCCGATCGGGTCCGCCCCGGGTACCAGAACATTCGTCTGGATTGCAGGATCAAAAGCGATGCCCCGCGGGAAAAACTGGAGGAACTTTGGGCATACGTGCAACGGACGTCGCCCGTTCTTGACATCGTCCGGAACCCGGTACCCGTTTCCCTGACGATGGAAAACGCATAG
- a CDS encoding peptide chain release factor 3, with protein MKSNLRSEIARRRTFGIISHPDAGKTTLTEKLLLFGGAIQMAGAIKARKAGRHATSDWMAIEQERGISVTSSVMKFNYRDYEINLLDTPGHQDFSEDTYRVLTAVDSAVMVIDSVKGVEPQTRKLMEVCRMRNTPILTFINKLDREGMNPLDLLADIEETLQIECAPLSWPIGMGKRFKGTYNFYRKELNLFTPGEERLTDKMLTIRDLADPLLDERLGSQAEELREDMALLEGASNPFVPDDYLKGSQTPVFFGSAINNFGVREMLDAFVEIAPAPIPRAATTRVVSPDEKAFSGFVFKIQANMDPSHRDRIAFLRICSGRFQRGMKVRHHRIGKDVLLANPIMFMAQDRTLVEEAWPGDIIGLHNHGTIKIGDTFSEKEPLKFIGIPSFAPEHFRRVRLTSALGVKHLQKGLTQLAEEGAVQLFRPLLGNEFILGAVGVLQFDVTMARLKAEYNVDVVDESVDYVTARWVSCADPKRLGAFKKANQDNLAIDAEGNLTYLAASEWRLGFVMEKWPEIGFLKTREHD; from the coding sequence ATGAAAAGCAACCTGCGATCTGAAATCGCCCGCCGACGCACCTTCGGCATCATCAGCCACCCCGACGCGGGGAAGACGACCCTGACCGAGAAGCTGCTGCTGTTCGGCGGGGCGATCCAGATGGCCGGAGCGATCAAGGCCCGCAAGGCCGGGCGGCACGCCACCAGCGACTGGATGGCCATCGAGCAAGAGCGGGGCATCTCGGTGACCAGCTCGGTGATGAAGTTCAATTACCGCGACTACGAGATCAACCTTCTCGACACTCCCGGCCACCAGGATTTTTCCGAGGATACCTACCGGGTGCTGACCGCGGTGGACAGCGCGGTCATGGTCATCGACAGCGTCAAGGGGGTCGAGCCGCAGACCCGCAAGCTGATGGAGGTCTGCCGGATGCGCAACACGCCGATCCTGACCTTCATCAACAAGCTCGACCGCGAGGGGATGAATCCCCTTGATCTTCTGGCCGACATCGAAGAGACCCTGCAGATCGAGTGCGCGCCCCTGTCGTGGCCCATCGGCATGGGGAAGCGCTTCAAGGGGACGTACAACTTTTACCGCAAGGAACTGAATCTCTTCACACCGGGGGAGGAGCGCCTGACGGACAAGATGCTCACCATCCGCGACCTGGCCGATCCGCTGCTCGATGAACGGCTGGGCAGCCAGGCGGAGGAACTGCGCGAGGACATGGCCCTGCTGGAAGGAGCGTCCAATCCCTTCGTGCCGGACGATTATCTCAAGGGAAGCCAGACGCCGGTCTTTTTCGGGAGTGCGATCAACAATTTCGGCGTGCGCGAGATGCTCGACGCCTTCGTCGAAATCGCCCCCGCGCCGATCCCCCGGGCGGCCACCACCCGCGTGGTGTCGCCCGACGAGAAAGCCTTTTCCGGCTTCGTCTTCAAGATCCAGGCGAACATGGATCCGTCGCACCGCGACCGCATCGCCTTCCTGCGCATCTGCTCGGGCCGTTTCCAGAGGGGGATGAAGGTCCGTCATCACCGCATCGGAAAGGACGTCCTGCTCGCGAATCCGATCATGTTCATGGCCCAGGACCGGACGCTCGTGGAGGAGGCTTGGCCGGGGGACATCATCGGCCTCCACAATCACGGCACGATCAAGATCGGTGATACGTTTTCCGAAAAGGAGCCGCTCAAGTTCATCGGCATCCCGAGTTTCGCCCCCGAGCACTTCCGCCGGGTGCGGCTAACGTCGGCCCTCGGGGTGAAGCATTTGCAGAAGGGGTTGACCCAGTTGGCCGAGGAAGGTGCGGTGCAGCTGTTCCGCCCCCTCCTCGGGAATGAATTCATCCTTGGAGCGGTCGGGGTGCTCCAGTTCGATGTGACCATGGCGCGGCTCAAGGCCGAGTACAACGTCGACGTCGTCGATGAGAGCGTCGATTACGTCACCGCTCGCTGGGTGAGCTGCGCCGACCCGAAGCGGCTGGGCGCCTTCAAGAAGGCGAATCAGGACAATCTGGCCATCGATGCGGAGGGGAACCTGACCTACCTGGCCGCCAGTGAATGGCGGCTGGGGTTCGTTATGGAGAAGTGGCCGGAGATCGGCTTTCTGAAAACCCGCGAACACGACTGA
- a CDS encoding MerR family DNA-binding protein: MAMYTIGQVARHSGVGVETIRFYEREGLIVQPSRPESGFRQYPPDTVGRVRFIQRSKALGFSLNEIGDLLSLRVDRATTCPEVRKRAEAKIGDIEKKIETLLGMKRALEKLTAACRRREPTGECPILEALGDD, translated from the coding sequence ATGGCGATGTACACCATCGGACAGGTAGCAAGGCATTCCGGGGTCGGGGTCGAGACGATCCGGTTTTACGAACGGGAGGGATTGATCGTACAGCCTTCGCGGCCGGAGTCGGGATTCCGGCAGTATCCGCCGGACACCGTCGGCAGGGTCCGTTTCATCCAGCGATCGAAGGCGCTCGGCTTTTCGCTCAATGAGATCGGGGACCTTCTTTCGCTGCGCGTCGACCGGGCCACGACCTGCCCCGAAGTCAGGAAACGCGCCGAGGCGAAGATCGGGGACATCGAGAAGAAGATCGAAACGCTCTTGGGGATGAAACGCGCGTTGGAGAAGCTGACGGCCGCTTGCCGAAGGCGCGAGCCTACGGGAGAGTGCCCGATCCTCGAGGCCCTCGGCGACGATTGA
- the merF gene encoding mercury resistance system transport protein MerF: protein MKGNERYRKGYLAGLAGVILVAVCCFTPVLVLLAGAVGLSAFTPYLDFVLFPALGVFLLIAILSYRKWKISCECSTETPNHGNTGEK, encoded by the coding sequence ATGAAGGGCAATGAACGATACAGGAAGGGCTACCTTGCCGGGCTCGCGGGGGTGATCCTTGTCGCCGTCTGCTGCTTCACTCCGGTGCTGGTGTTATTGGCCGGGGCGGTCGGACTGAGCGCTTTCACGCCGTATCTCGATTTCGTTCTGTTCCCCGCCCTGGGCGTTTTTCTCCTGATAGCCATCCTCTCCTATCGGAAGTGGAAAATATCTTGCGAGTGCTCCACCGAGACACCGAATCACGGCAACACGGGCGAGAAGTGA
- a CDS encoding heavy-metal-associated domain-containing protein produces the protein MTLSVRNMTCSACAVTVKKSLTRIEGVKDAKVTLRPPQAVVAYDPAKVRMERLVEATTKAGFPSTINPEGGKR, from the coding sequence GTGACCCTGTCCGTCCGGAACATGACGTGCTCCGCCTGCGCCGTGACGGTGAAGAAAAGTTTGACCCGGATCGAGGGCGTCAAGGACGCGAAGGTGACATTGCGTCCGCCGCAGGCCGTGGTGGCCTACGATCCGGCGAAAGTTCGCATGGAACGATTGGTCGAGGCGACGACGAAGGCGGGGTTCCCGTCAACGATCAATCCGGAAGGAGGGAAGCGATGA
- a CDS encoding alkylmercury lyase family protein, which produces MGGLMARIGESVRGRALAAGLGPSEDEIRKFVLRRFAVTGVAPSLLEIGDTTGFPTEFVDRTVDKLERADILTRKDGEIVSAYPFSALKTRHRVVFADDRRVYALCATDALGISFMLNEPITILSMCPWCEGEMDVTVKNGEIASRKPEGILEFVSERERCGCTAETCCPYINFFCSGEHLAKWRQSNAEFARGETCSLDEALRHGEMIFKDLLG; this is translated from the coding sequence GTGGGCGGGCTGATGGCGCGGATCGGGGAGTCGGTAAGAGGGCGTGCTTTGGCAGCAGGACTTGGCCCTTCGGAAGACGAAATCAGGAAATTCGTCCTGCGGAGGTTTGCCGTGACAGGCGTGGCCCCTTCTCTCCTGGAGATCGGCGATACGACGGGCTTCCCAACGGAATTCGTCGACCGCACTGTGGACAAGCTTGAACGGGCCGACATCCTGACGAGAAAGGACGGAGAGATCGTTTCCGCCTATCCCTTCTCGGCCCTTAAGACGCGCCACCGGGTGGTATTCGCCGACGACCGCCGGGTGTACGCCCTCTGCGCCACCGATGCCCTGGGAATCTCCTTCATGCTGAATGAGCCGATTACCATCCTCTCCATGTGTCCCTGGTGCGAAGGGGAAATGGATGTGACCGTGAAAAACGGGGAGATCGCTTCCCGCAAGCCGGAAGGGATACTGGAGTTTGTGAGCGAGAGGGAACGGTGCGGCTGCACGGCGGAAACCTGTTGCCCATATATCAACTTCTTCTGCTCCGGGGAACACCTGGCAAAATGGAGACAAAGCAATGCCGAGTTTGCACGGGGTGAGACCTGTTCCCTCGATGAAGCCTTACGGCATGGCGAAATGATTTTCAAAGATCTACTCGGGTAA
- the merA gene encoding mercury(II) reductase → MERYDLVILGGGAAGFAAATEADRLGLKTAMVNGGLPMGGKCVNVGCVPSKHLLALGKALRHPRHPPFQSVGPATPAFDFGKAMGEKDALVLGLREQNYRQVLGSFGNVKWFEGRGTFSSSNVVKVNGREMEGDKILIATGCSTYAPPFEGLKETGFLTHIEALSLKNLPSSLIVFGVGPLGLEFSQIYSRMGAHVTVVARGKRVLKTQEPEISEALRGYLEEEGIEIVTEARVVHVDRTNDGKMVTVETPEGRRTLTAEDILAATGERGNIEGLGLERIGVATVDDSYIRVNEFLQTSVPHIFTAGDVTGQRCLETVAAKQGKIAVENAFNGAKRKIDFLSVPHAVFTDPEAAGVGMTEEQYMAAYGTCNCRTVPLDRVPRAVAVRDTRGLVKMVAHHETGKVMGVHILAPCASEMIHEATLAVKMGLTVDDLIDTVHVFPTYSEAIKMAAQAFRRDISNMSCCVE, encoded by the coding sequence ATGGAACGATACGATCTGGTGATCCTGGGAGGCGGCGCGGCGGGTTTTGCCGCGGCGACGGAGGCGGACCGCCTGGGCCTGAAAACCGCCATGGTCAACGGCGGGCTCCCCATGGGGGGAAAGTGCGTCAACGTTGGATGCGTGCCAAGCAAGCATTTGCTGGCCCTTGGGAAGGCCCTGCGCCACCCGCGTCATCCCCCCTTTCAAAGTGTGGGACCGGCAACCCCCGCGTTCGACTTTGGGAAAGCCATGGGGGAAAAGGATGCCCTGGTTCTTGGCTTGCGGGAACAGAACTACCGCCAGGTACTGGGGAGCTTCGGGAACGTGAAGTGGTTCGAGGGCCGGGGGACATTCTCCTCCTCGAATGTGGTGAAGGTAAACGGCAGGGAGATGGAAGGGGATAAAATCCTTATCGCCACGGGGTGCTCCACCTATGCTCCCCCCTTCGAGGGCTTGAAGGAAACCGGCTTTCTCACTCACATCGAAGCCCTGTCCTTGAAAAACCTCCCCTCTTCCCTGATCGTCTTCGGCGTGGGCCCCTTGGGGCTGGAATTCTCGCAGATCTATAGCCGAATGGGCGCCCATGTGACCGTGGTGGCGAGGGGGAAAAGGGTCCTCAAGACCCAGGAACCGGAGATCTCGGAGGCCCTCAGAGGATATCTGGAGGAGGAAGGGATCGAGATCGTCACCGAGGCCCGGGTGGTCCACGTGGACAGGACAAACGACGGCAAGATGGTGACCGTCGAGACGCCGGAGGGGCGGCGCACCCTTACGGCAGAAGACATCCTGGCAGCCACCGGCGAGCGGGGCAACATCGAGGGACTTGGGCTGGAGCGGATCGGGGTTGCGACAGTGGACGACTCTTACATCCGGGTGAACGAGTTCCTCCAAACCAGCGTGCCTCATATTTTCACCGCCGGTGACGTGACAGGGCAAAGATGTCTGGAAACGGTAGCGGCCAAACAGGGAAAGATCGCCGTGGAGAATGCTTTCAACGGGGCGAAAAGGAAGATCGACTTCCTTTCCGTCCCCCACGCCGTCTTCACCGACCCGGAGGCGGCCGGCGTCGGCATGACGGAGGAGCAGTACATGGCGGCCTATGGCACGTGCAACTGCAGGACCGTGCCCCTCGACCGGGTCCCCCGGGCGGTGGCCGTCCGGGACACCCGGGGGCTGGTGAAGATGGTGGCCCACCACGAGACGGGTAAGGTCATGGGGGTCCACATCCTCGCCCCTTGCGCCTCGGAGATGATCCACGAGGCGACCCTGGCGGTGAAGATGGGGCTCACCGTGGACGACCTGATCGACACGGTGCATGTGTTTCCGACCTACAGCGAGGCGATCAAGATGGCCGCCCAGGCGTTCCGGCGGGACATCTCCAACATGTCCTGCTGCGTGGAGTAG